From one Triticum urartu cultivar G1812 chromosome 3, Tu2.1, whole genome shotgun sequence genomic stretch:
- the LOC125548566 gene encoding uncharacterized protein LOC125548566 — protein MAAEGAELGSPAPAQPPAPKRRKIEPSRRSRPPSQTAIDKDKVVASSNSSVSGTPLARVDLNKVREAKRFAVLQAQHEGCLGSFKSFDSLFGNYIVPVTPSDDFFEQIAKK, from the exons ATGGCGGCGGAGGGAGCGGAGCTTGGTTCCCCGGCGCCGGCGCAGCCGCCGGCACCGAAGCGGCGGAAGATCGAACCGTCTCGGAG GAGCAGACCTCCTTCTCAAACTGCTATTGATAAGGACAAAGTGGTGGCATCATCCAATTCATCG GTTTCAGGTACACCGCTAGCAAGAGTGGATCTCAACAAAGTTAGAGAGGCAAAGAGATTTGCTGTCCTTCAAGCACAGCACGAGGGATGCCTGGGAAGCTTCAAAAGCTTTGATTCTCTGTTTGGAAATTATATTGTTCCTGTTACCCCAAGTGATGACTTCTTCGAGCAAATTGCAAAGAAGTGA